The following are from one region of the Littorina saxatilis isolate snail1 linkage group LG2, US_GU_Lsax_2.0, whole genome shotgun sequence genome:
- the LOC138958198 gene encoding uncharacterized protein yields MTAKIGSSVKMTAKIGSSAKMTAKIGSSAKMTAKIGSSAKMTAKIGNSAKMTAKIGSSVKMTAKIGSSAKMTAKIGSSAKMTAKIGSSVKMTAKIGSSAKMTAKIGSSAKMTAKIGSSAKMTAKIGSSAKMTANIGSSAKMTAKIGSSVKMTQKIGSSAKMTEKIGNSAKMTEKIGSFAKMTEKIGSSAKMTAIWNKFR; encoded by the coding sequence ATGACGGCAAAGATTGGCAGCTCTGTCAAAATGACGGCAAAGATCGGCAGCTCTGCCAAAATGACGGCAAAGATCGGCAGCTCTGCCAAAATGACGGCAAAGATCGGCAGCTCTGCCAAAATGACGGCAAAGATCGGCAACTCTGCCAAAATGACGGCAAAGATCGGCAGCTCTGTCAAAATGACGGCAAAGATCGGCAGCTCTGCCAAAATGACGGCAAAGATCGGCAGCTCTGCCAAAATGACGGCAAAGATCGGCAGCTCTGTCAAAATGACAGCAAAGATCGGCAGCTCTGCCAAAATGACGGCAAAGATCGGCAGCTCTGCCAAAATGACGGCAAAGATCGGCAGCTCTGCCAAAATGACGGCAAAGATCGGCAGCTCTGCCAAAATGACGGCAAATATCGGCAGCTCTGCCAAAATGACGGCAAAGATCGGCAGCTCTGTCAAAATGACGCAAAAGATCGGCAGCTCTGCCAAAATGACGGAAAAGATCGGCAACTCTGCCAAAATGACGGAAAAGATCGGCAGCTTCGCCAAAATGACGGAAA